Proteins from a genomic interval of Drosophila willistoni isolate 14030-0811.24 chromosome 2L unlocalized genomic scaffold, UCI_dwil_1.1 Seg139, whole genome shotgun sequence:
- the LOC6638474 gene encoding dynactin subunit 2 encodes MADPKFQNLPGIAYDQPDVYETPDEPEGENTSDFYDEEPENEAIERLHISANVAHKRFSGATLEGSVDFSESIGRRIGRGYDMRGSCDYVLMGQGEKETPVQKCQRLQIEMNELLNEVAALQVDRKIADEEKQSYDAVATVISTAKKVLESLKLEQVLGKEQVPNSKQVKALISQVEEFKQSGVLTAIPTPGTDFAATARVASLEQRLYQLEKAVGAQPEKLSRLTSVTNTSNVLEAVRQLSTKAALLQPEKLDAIEQRLSTLTGKMDAIAEKSSGSAQDAKRDQKIVELYDIAKRTEPVVEILPQVIERMQALEALHKYANNFAMIIAEIEQKQGTITTSLVNNKELLHSVQETFAQNLETINSKVAKVEQRVTAVTAAK; translated from the exons ATGGCTGATCCCAAGTTCCAAAACCTACCAGGAATA GCTTATGACCAACCTGATGTGTATGAGACACCCGATGAGCCCGAAGGTGAAAACACATCGGACTTCTATGATGAGGAACCGGAGAATGAAGCAATTGAAAGATTGCACATCTCGGCGAATGTTGCACACAAACGTTTCAGTGGAGCCACTTTGGAGGGAAGTGTTGATTTCTCGGAAAGCATTGGGCGACGCATCGGCAGAGGCTATGATATGCGTGGCAGTTGCGACTATGTACTTATGGGCCAAGGTGAAAAGGAGACACCTGTGCAGAAATGTCAACGCTTGCAGATCGAGATGAATGAACTACTTAATGAAGTGGCCGCCCTGCAAGTAGATCGCAAAATTGCCGACGAGGAGAAACAATCCTATGATGCAGTGGCCACGGTCATTAGTACAGCAAAGAAAGTGCTGGAATCTCTGAAGCTTGAGCAAGTGCTGGGCAAAGAACAGGTTCCCAATAGCAAACAAGTGAAGGCCCTCATTAGCCAGGTAGAGGAGTTCAAGCAATCCGGTGTCTTGACTGCCATTCCCACACCTGGAACCGATTTTGCAGCCACAGCTCGTGTAGCAAGTCTTGAGCAGCGTCTATACCAACTGGAAAAGGCTGTGGGTGCTCAGCCAGAGAAATTAAGTCGTCTGACCTCTGTTACCAACACCTCAAACGTTCTGGAAGCAGTGCGTCAATTAAGCACAAAAGCCGCTCTCCTTCAACCCGAAAAACTCGATGCTATAGAACAACGTCTATCCACGCTAACTGGCAAAATGGATGCCATTGCTGAAAAATCCAGTGGCAGTGCCCAGGATGCTAAGCGTGACCAGAAGATCGTTGAACTCTATGATATAGCCAAGAGGACAGAGCCTGTCGTTGAGATATTACCACAAGTAATTGAACGTATGCAGGCCCTGGAGGCCCTACACAAATATG cAAACAATTTCGCAATGATCATAGCTGAAATTGAACAGAAGCAGGGTACCATTACCACGAGTCTGGTTAATAATAAAGAACTACTTCATTCGGTCCAGGAAACATTCGCCCAAAATCTCGAGACGATTAACAGCAAGGTGGCCAAGGTGGAGCAACGTGTAACTGCAGTTACGGCAGCTAAATAG
- the LOC6638473 gene encoding protein transport protein Sec31A: MKIKELQKTVNIAWSPAKHEQILLAAGTAAQQFDSNASSTLEVYSPNFSDATYELELKGSVPSQYKFQKVIWSPTGGSNGLIVGGCEAGHINIYSAGKLLANEESLVAQQDKHTGAVSGLDFNPFQNNLLASCASESEIYIWDLNNPATHMNPGAKTQPLEDVKNVAWNRQVQHILASVFSSRCVIWDLRKSQQIIKLSDTQSRVRWHAIEWHPEAATQVWLASEDDQAPVVQLWDLRYATAPAKTYQIHNRGVLGMSWCLQDPDLMVSCGKDNHIYCWNPNTKIPEGEILSEVATTASWYSDVQFCPRNPALVASASLEGSVSIYSLNGGTHHLVQTSNKIADSFPGMDQFAQEPMPQQATQVVYHDLVRAPKWMKRPCGVAFGFGGKLVSFNGTSKSVTISQLTTETTLVERAQALERSLADANYVDYCRQRADDTADQHGRYLWYFIKANFELNPKEEMLNLLGYNKDDIDVKFSKFIKENETNSQSDVDTLTTRISTLTHQTLDNNAIDGQNHNDFASLSTVRPQFKIPSGEHADSLIAEAILTGNTEAAVELCLEAQRIPEALIIASTAGIEVLNRTQSRYLMQQKQSELSHVISALVTRDWLDFVNRCTMDSWKEALVAALKHSERKLVDICERLGDRLLSESGNSLEFTRNAMLCYICAGSIDKLVSAWYQLKQLEQKNQGYKLNTQELQDLAEVVMLMSKSLEQQGIAVDLAGRFAGFISEYGGLLASQGALTAALQYITTLGSGSQDEQLTGLKERLHNAVHSDYGSQVNQVNRQQPTAATGYQQQPRGGRGSFSQPTPFNPYQPPQQTQQPSWPAPAAPVQAAPAAVAPPQIFNPQPIKAEPAMAHPPRPLSNASSSGGPPPQGGGPSAPTGLHARSKYVLDPSVAAPGSSYGMAYNPMPAPVPSAVPFTGAVPTSAPNVYNSQAFNTNPLGGNQSYNPTPFTGSAPQPGNYLPGVAPIDTMPSVAPAVGAPPPMQNIQRNPTPPPGWNDPPALKSSRVPKPKPTVEPTAAPILHPIFGVDPNQNQNGYNDPNAQYQQQGPPPTGGLNQPYFNPAAVNNNPLQQQSQGYLQPQQQQQQLPPQQQQWQQQQQPIQTIGYAEQPSAIQRQPELPKEKPPLPEEYIYLQTVLEELKNRCLSATNDPRTKRKFVDVVKRLENLYDCLRDGRLTPTTVQYLTQIIQYIQINDYANALEIHTRIAFGTDFAQCAGFMQGLKVLLQSASELQLVLR; encoded by the exons ATGAAGATCAAGGAATTGCAAAAGACAGTGAACATTGCCTGGTCGCCGGCCAAGCACGAGCAAATTCTTTTAGCTGCCGGCACAGCGGCTCAACAGTTTGATTCCAATGCCAGCTCAACACTCGAAGTCTATTCACCCAATTTTAGTGATGCCACCTACGAACTGGAGCTAAAGGGCAGTGTGCCCAGTCAGTATAA ATTCCAAAAGGTAATTTGGAGTCCAACTGGTGGATCGAATGGTCTCATTGTTGGCGGCTGTGAAGCTGGTCATATTAATATATACTCAGCTGGAAAACTGCTGGCCAATGAGGAGTCTCTGGTTGCACAACAGGATAAGCACACCGGTGCTGTCAGTGGCTTGGATTTTAATCCCTTCCAAAATAATTTACTTGCCTCATGTGCTTCCGAATCGGAGATTTATATTTGGGACCTAAACAACCCGGCTACGCATATGAACCCGGGGGCAAAGACCCAACCACTAGAGGATGTGAAGAATGTGGCGTGGAATCGACAGGTGCAGCATATATTAGCTTCGGTCTTTAGCTCACGTTGTGTTATCTGGGATTTGCGTAAAAgccaacaaattattaagctcTCTGATACCCAATCTCGTGTCCGATGGCATGCCATTGAATGGCATCCGGAGGCAGCTACCCAAGTCTGGTTGGCCTCCGAGGATGATCAGGCGCCGGTTGTACAGCTTTGGGATCTACGTTATGCCACAGCTCCGGCCAAGACATATCAGATACACAATCGTGGAGTTTTGGGCATGTCGTGGTGCCTGCAGGATCCCGATTTAATGGTATCCTGTGGCAAGGATAATCATATCTATTGCTGGAATCCAAATACTAAAATACCAGAAGGAGAAATCCTCTCCGAGGTGGCCACCACAGCATCCTGGTACTCTGATGTACAATTCTGTCCCAGAAATCCTGCTCTGGTTGCTAGTGCCAGCCTCGAGGGCTCTGTATCGATTTATTCCTTGAACGGAGGAACTCATCATTTGGTTCAGACCTCCAATAAAATTGCCGACTCTTTTCCGGGCATGGATCAATTTGCCCAAGAGCCAATGCCTCAGCAGGCTACTCAAGTTGTCTATCATGATCTCGTGCGTGCACCCAAATGGATGAAGCGACCATGTGGCGTTGCCTTTGGG TTTGGTGGCAAACTGGTCAGTTTCAATGGCACTTCGAAATCCGTCACGATTAGCCAACTGACCACTGAAACGACTCTGGTGGAGCGTGCCCAAGCCCTGGAACGTTCTCTAGCCGATGCCAATTATGTGGATTATTGTCGCCAACGTGCAGATGATACAGCCGATCAACATGGTCGCTATCTTTGGTACTTTATCAAGGCTAATTTTGAATTGAATCCCAAAGAGGAAATGCTCAATCTTTTGG GCTACAATAAGGATGACATCGATGTCAAGTTTAGCAAGTTTATCAAGGAAAACGAAACCAATTCTCAATCTGATGTGGACACTCTAACTACCCGCATTTCCACATTAACCCAT CAAACATTGGATAACAATGCAATAGATGGCCAAAATCACAATGATTTTGCCTCACTTTCCACGGTGAGACCACAATTTAAAATTCCAAGTGGTGAAC ATGCCGATAGTCTTATAGCAGAGGCCATACTGACAGGAAACACTGAAGCTGCTGTGGAATTGTGTCTGGAAGCCCAACGTATACCAGAGGCATTGATTATAGCCTCAACTGCTGGTATCGAAGTGCTAAACCGTACGCAAAGTCGTTATCTAATGCAACAGAAACAGAGTGAACTGTCGCATGTGATCTCCGCTTTGGTCACACGGGATTGGTTGGATTTCGTCAATCGTTGCACCATGGACTCGTGGAAGGAGGCTCTGGTGGCTGCCCTCAAGCATAGTGAACGCAAACTGGTGGACATTTGTGAGCGTCTGGGTGATCGCTTGTTGAGCGAATCGGGCAATAGTTTGGAATTCACACGGAATGCCATGTTGTGTTACATTTGTGCCGGAAGTATTGATAAATTGGTCAGTGCCTGGTATCAATTAAAACAATTGGAGCAGAAAAATCAGGGTTATAAACTAAATACCCAAGAACTTCAAGATCTTGCCGAGGTGGTAATGCTTATGAGCAAATCCCTGGAACAACAGGGTATAGCTGTTGATTTGGCTGGACGATTTGCGGGTTTCATATCGGAATATGGTGGACTATTGGCCTCGCAGGGAGCCTTGACTGCAGCTCTCCAGTACATAACCACATTGGGTAGCGGCAGCCAAGATGAACAGTTGACCGGACTGAAGGAACGTCTGCATAATGCTGTCCACTCGGACTATGGCAGTCAGGTGAATCAAGTGAATAGGCAGCAGCCAACTGCTGCAACTGGTTACCAACAACAGCCACGTGGTGGACGTGGTTCCTTCTCGCAGCCAACACCATTCAATCCATACCAACCACCACAGCAGACACAACAACCAAGTTGGCCAGCTCCTGCTGCTCCTGTACAGGCCGCACCGGCAGCAGTTGCTCCACCACAAATCTTTAATCCGCAACCAATTAAAGCTGAACCGGCTATGGCTCATCCCCCACGACCGCTCAGTAATGCCAGTTCGTCGGGTGGACCGCCACCACAAGGTGGTGGACCAAGTGCACCCACTGGTCTGCATGCTCGCTCTAAATATGTGCTAGATCCTTCAGTAGCAGCTCCCGGTAGTTCATATGGCATGGCTTATAATCCTATGCCTGCACCGGTTCCATCGGCGGTGCCCTTTACTGGAGCAGTTCCAACCAGTGCACCGAATGTCTACAATAGTCAGGCCTTCAACACAAATCCCTTGGGAGGCAATCAATCGTATAATCCCACACCATTTACTGGATCCGCACCACAGCCTGGTAATTATCTGCCTGGTGTGGCGCCCATTGACACAATGCCATCCGTTGCACCTGCCGTTGGTGCACCGCCTCCCATGCAGAATATTCAACGTAATCCTACACCACCACCCGGCTGGAACGATCCACCTGCATTAAAGTCCTCGAGAGTG CCCAAACCCAAACCTACAGTGGAGCCGACAGCTGCACCCATTTTGCATCCAATATTTGGTGTGGATccaaatcagaatcaaaatggTTATAACGATCCAAATGCTCAATATCAGCAGCAAGGACCACCACCAACGGGAGGATTGAATCAACCTTACTTCAATCCAGCTGCCGTTAATAATAATCCTTTACAACAGCAATCACAAGGATACCTgcagccacagcagcagcagcaacaattgcccccacagcaacaacagtggcaacagcagcagcagccgatCCAGACAATTGGCTACGCGGAACAGCCTTCAGCCATACAACGTCAACCGGAATTGCCCAAAGAGAAGCCACCACTGCCAGAGGAATATATCTATTTGCAAACAGTACTCGAAGAACTTAAGAATCGTTGTCTCAGTGCCACCAATGATCCA CGCACCAAACGCAAGTTTGTGGATGTTGTGAAACGTTTAGAGAATCTATATGATTGCCTACGTGATGGCAGG CTCACTCCCACAACGGTGCAATATTTGACTCAAATAATACAATAcattcaaataaatgattaTGCCAACGCTTTGGAGATCCATACACGTATTGCTTTTGGCACCGATTTTGCTCAATGTGCTGGCTTTATGCAGGGATTGAAAGTATTGTTACAATCGGCTTCCGAATTGCAATTGGTCTTGCGTTAA
- the LOC6638486 gene encoding uncharacterized protein LOC6638486, whose amino-acid sequence MFELETEDMLPRAAPRPCAGMPTGMDMAANEQTVKPIVPEVSLIFGPNAPSGVPPTSMQSQTNADPKTQPAPPPPSFASWKKQMLPRVNFSPVLSTELGPRPSHTHNHNTNLTSSSPGSTVSNEYIIIPRERIYTTTTASAVTTPPASANNPICYMEKRRDIDYLPSPRSVSDVLTICATTQTDNVNRSPPANSPLTPGRGACSLDISNLVQKQDLAALVSLLEAMREDQRQLKQLCESMAKQQQARTAPSTRTSTGCQCEIITINQNNNVKRHTPIIQDYIIEEEEPPPPPCNPKVVRTQPNQYQSPRPMAQSTGYRANTPNGKIMPMPMHMTKPNTEKSLVMNELALKYLRQPVDELMRELHVSGDLPATSSNAPRSPMAEPLRQIDNITAAQSPNNMSNASYKYLKKYRLLPEDEMSPGSPQQQAEPMLDLENIRNQPKLL is encoded by the exons ATGTTTGAGCTCGAAACGGAAGATATGTTGCCGCGCGCTGCACCAAGGCCATGTGCTGGGATGCCAACGGGCATGGATATGGCAGCCAATGAGCAAACTGTCAAGCCCATAGTACCGGAAGTTTCCTTGATATTTGGTCCGAACGCACCTTCAGGAGTTCCACCCACATCCATGCAATCACAAACTAACGCAGATCCCAAAACGCAACCGGCTCCACCTCCCCCGAGTTTTGCATCTTGGAAGAAGCAAATGCTGCCTCGTGTTAACTTTTCGCCAGTCCTGTCGACAGAGTTGGGACCCCGTCCTAGCCATACACATAACCACAATACTAATCTGACCAGCAGCTCCCCTGGTTCCACAGTGAGCAATGAATACATTATTATACCTAGAGAGCGCATctatacaacaacaacagcctcAGCAGTAACAACTCCTCCTGCGTCGGCCAATAACCCGATTTGCTATATGGAAAAACGAAGGGATATAGATTACTTACCATCTCCGCGATCGGTTAGCGATGTCCTCACTATTTGTGCAACCACACAAACGGATAATGTAAATAGATCCCCACCAGCCAATTCACCATTAACCCCAGGTAGAGGTGCGTGCTCACTGGATATAAGTAATTTGGTCCAAAAGCAGGATTTGGCTGCCCTTGTGTCTTTGTTAGAGGCGATGCGTGAGGACCAGCGTCAATTGAAACAATTGTGCGAATCTATGGCCAAACAGCAACAAGCACGAACTGCTCCTTCTACCAGGACATCAACAGGCTGCCAGTGTGAAATCATAACAATtaatcaaaataataatg TCAAGCGCCACACACCAATTATTCAGGACTACATAATAGAGGAAGAAGAGCCACCACCGCCTCCTTGCAATCCCAAAGTCGTTCGTACTCAACCTAATCAATACCAATCGCCACGGCCCATGGCCCAATCAACTGGTTATCGGGCCAATACTCCAAATGGCAAAATAATGCCTATGCCCATGCACATGACAAAACCCAACACCGAGAAGAGTCTGGTCATGAATGAATTGGCTCTCAAGTATTTGCGTCAACCTGTCGATGAATTGATGAGGGAACTGCATGTATCAGGGGATTTGCCGGCAACATCCTCCAATGCACCACGCAGTCCCATGGCCGAGCCTCTGCGTCAAATTGATAATATAACCGCAGCACAAAGTCCGAATAATATGTCGAATGCATCTTATAAATATCTCAAGAAATATCGCTTATTGCCCGAAGATGAAATGAGCCCGGGGTCACCGCAGCAACAAGCAGAGCCCATGCTGGATCTGGAGAATATACGCAATCAACCCAAGTTATTgtag
- the LOC6638485 gene encoding uncharacterized protein LOC6638485, translating into MPSQENIEIGLTATPTPPTSTTTTVPATEEPQNVRELSQTDHLNRRLLKSLLESMQTSVGPAVQTNEDDDNDSTNNDFEE; encoded by the coding sequence ATGCCCAGTCAGGAGAACATTGAAATCGGCTTAACAGCCACGCCCACGCCACCTACAAGCACAACAACTACTGTGCCTGCCACTGAGGAGCCACAAAATGTGCGTGAATTAAGCCAAACCGATCATTTGAATCGAAGACTATTAAAGTCGCTGCTGGAATCCATGCAGACATCGGTTGGTCCCGCTGTGCAGACCAATGAGGACGACGATAACGATTCTACCAACAACGATTTCGAAGAATaa
- the LOC6638484 gene encoding MRG/MORF4L-binding protein → MFSANAHSVVHYHHEWSAEEEVQLFHAMEGLRPVGINKHFYMSCIAQRLSKSLNREIPSELIWRHLDTMYKLKELDDHESLPFPNEEREFSLPEQDYGALLKSVDTPATPGEEKELSEAAVGSDSSTNGKAASGTPKVSGSQSSNSAKDADKDKKAAAAAVKLLDLPKRPAKRTRGSMSNESISPSTTPPPVQSSKRRRI, encoded by the exons ATGTTCTCTGCGAACGCACACTCTGTAGTACACTATCACCATGAATGGTCGGCCGAGGAGGAGGTGCAACTATTTCATGCCATGGAGGGCCTACGTCCTGTCGGCATCAACAAGCACTTCTATATGTCCTGCATTGCACAGCGCCTATCGAAATCTTTGAATCGTGAAATACCCAGTGAATTAATTTGGAGGCACTTGGACACTATGTACAAGTTGAAAGAACTTGATGATCACGAATCTCTGCCATTTCCAAATGAGGAACGCGAATTTAGTCTGCCCGAACAAGACTATGGTGCATTATTGAAGTCTGTAGATACGCCTGCTACTCCGGGCGAGGAAAAGGAACTCAGCGAAGCTGCGGTTGGTAGCGACTCAAGTACAAATGGCAAAG cTGCTTCTGGTACACCTAAAGTCTCGGGATCACAGTCATCGAACTCTGCCAAAGATGCCGACAAGGATAAGAAAGCAGCGGCTGCGGCTGTTAAGCTTCTGGATTTACCCAAGCGGCCAGCTAAACGTACTCGTGGTTCTATGTCAAATGAATCCATAAGCCCCTCAACAACGCCTCCACCTGTCCAAAGTAGCAAGCGACGTCGCATTTAG
- the LOC6638483 gene encoding guanine nucleotide-binding protein subunit gamma-1 — translation MDVMSSSLQQQRIVVDQLRREAAIDRQTVSESCNKMMKYITEHEQEDYLLTGFTSQKVNPFREKSSCTVL, via the coding sequence ATGGACGTAATGTCATCATCCTTACAACAGCAACGGATTGTCGTTGATCAGCTACGCCGGGAGGCGGCCATCGATCGGCAAACCGTATCGGAATCATGCAACAAAATGATGAAATATATCACAGAGCATGAGCAGGAGGATTATCTATTGACTGGTTTCACCAGCCAAAAGGTTAATCCGTTCCGTGAGAAATCCTCATGCACAGTGCTTTAA